GTCAGTAATGACGCTTGGTTTGGGGATTCTCACGGCCCCCATCAGCATATGCAAATTGCAAGAATGCGTGCCCTAGAACTGCAAAGGCCGCTTGTTCGCGTGACCAATAACGGTATTACGGGCGTCTATGACCCCATCTCTCAAACTGAGCAAACAATACCGCAGTTTGAAGCGACGGTGCTCAAAACTGACTTACAGCTGATTAAAGGGTTGAGCCCTTTTAGTAAATATGGCCATTTGCCTATCTGGATTTTGGTCGGGCTTTTATCTATTTGTGTCTTTTTACCACGTTTGAAAACAAGCATAGCAAACAAATTTGAAAGGAATTTTTTCTAAAGCACATCATACAATTCCTCAAAATAGATCCCTTAATTAAGAGGTTAGTATCACATAATAAAGGCGGCTAATAAGCCGCCTTTGAGTTAGGGCTTTGCTAGAGCTTTAAAGCTTTAATCTCACACCAAGCTTGTTTAAGCCAGTCACAACAAACATCATCATCACTGCAAACCCTAGGCTCCACAGAATCCCCATTAAGCCACTGCTCATAAACTCAGGCCTTGCTGGAATTGATAGCAACTGTAGCGCTGCAATTAAAATATAGGGCAAGATATAGATTAATAATGGGTTATTTGCCGCTGGTTCAAATACCTTGCACCAATCAGTCTGTGCCTTTAACTCAACGATGTAATAAATAACACCAAAGATCAGTGCACAGAAGAAGATACTCATGAATGCCCAACTTGGCGTTGCCCATATCTTAGAAACTGGCCAATGCCACCAGCTCAACAAGGTAAGTGCGCCACTAATAACTACAAAAGCAAAATAGTTGAACCACTTTTTATCAATTAATTTAGCGTGATAAAAAATTAAGCTCATCACCACACCTGCTAACACTATCGTCGCATGGGTATGGTTTCGGTTATCTTCGACAAGTCGGTCAAGCACACCGTTAATACCGCTTAAGTGTTCTATAACAAAATATAACGCGACAAATGCAAGACTGGCTGCAATCAATTTGATGACATCTTGTTTAGTAAATAAATAAACTGCCACGCTGAAAAAAAACGCCCAGCCAATTAAGCCTAAGATCCCCCACCATTGAGGTGTCATACCACCATAAGGACCGTCATAAATAAATGCCAACACAATAAGACCAATTATGCCTAAATATTTACAGCCTTTGACTAATACACTTGAAAGGTGTTTTGGATAGTGACTCCATATGAGTAGTACACAGGCGTACATCAACAAAGTCCAAAGCGGCATAGATATCAGCATTTTGCTTTCGTCATAACCATATATGGTGTTTACCATAAACAAGCCGATTACGATTAATCCGAGCGCTCTGAAGGCTGAATCAATCAATAAACGTTTTGAGCTCGCCCCTTTTACAGTTTTTGCTTGTGTTGAAAATGGAATAGACATGCCCACAATAAATAAGAATGCTGGGAATACTAAATCTACAAATGTCATGGCGTTCGCATCGGCTGGCATATGCGTCATCCAAGAAGGAATATTTTTGATTGCGGCAAGTTCGTTCACAAATACCATGGTGAGGATCGTCAAACCACGGAAAACATCGATAGCCAAAATGCGACGGTTAGGTAAGCTGTGCTCGGTCATTTATTTCTCTCTTATCAATAGCCGCTCAAAGCTACCTAAAGCAAAACAAAGCTGCAATTAAACACTACAAATCGCAAATAAAATAAACCGAAAATTATGAATCGTTTGATAAATTAGTTGAAGGCTTTTCAAGTATCCATGGAGAGTGAATGATACATTGATGGAAAACTTAATTAATAAGCTCTTGAGTAGAGTATTAGATAGAGTAAGACTCAATGAATACAGATAAATCTCATTTTCTTATGATGAAAAATGAGATTTATCTTTTAGATCAGTAACTAAAGTATGTAGTGCATGATAGATTTTCATTCCGTTATATAGAAGTTAGACTAGAAAAGATATAACCGAACATAACGATCACTGAAATCGCCATAAAACGCGTATCAAAGTCACGCATTCTTTTTGTTAATAGATGCAAACGCTTATCCTGTGTTTTACTTAGCTCGCCAAATTTCAGAGACTCTTCTAGGGAGATCATAAACAAATTATTAACCCCTATTTTCATTTTATCTTTTGATAGACGTGCAAATAATTCTGGGTAAGTCTCGGCAACATGCGCTTTTATTTCATTGACATGCTTAGCTCTGAAATAAACAAAAAGTACCATTAATGTAGTGATTACAAGACCCATATACATATTCTCTCCTTACATTATGTATAAAAAAGGAGGCTTAGCCCCCTTTCATGTTTCTAAATTAATAATAGGGCGTGTTGACCTTTGCTGTTTGTTTTTGCAGCAGTGAGTTGGGTATTTAGACAAGGCAGAGGCTGCGTAGCATAGTTATTCTATGTAAGTCAGCCGATAACGCTGAATAAATGTTCAACTCGCGCTGCTCGAAGAGTTCAACCAAAGGCTTCCACTACTTTGTCATTCGCAACTCACATAACCTATTATGCTACGTAGCTCATTTCGCGTATTGAAAGCCTTTGATTTGAACAAAATTCATACATCAAAGATAAACACGCCCTCACTTTACGATTCTATTTTTAAAAGCTCAACTTCAAAAATCAACAATGAGCCGGCAGGAATTTTACCTGCAGCGCGGTCTCCGTAACCTAAGTCAGGACTGATATAAAACTTGAACTTACTGCCTTCAGTCATTAGCTGCACACCTTCAGTCCAACCTGGAATAACTTGGTTTAAGCCAAAGCTGATCGGGCTATTTCGCTCTACTGAGCTATCAAATACGGTGCCATCAGTAAGTGTGCCATGGTAATGTACTTTTACTTTACTGGTGGCAGAAGGTTTTGCATCCCCCTCCCCCTGCGTAAGCACTTCGTACTGTAAGCCAGAATCAGTTGTCACCACAGTGTCTTTTTTTGCATTTTCTGCCAAAAACTCAGCTGCTTTAATGCGGTTCTCTCCAGCAGCTGCTTTGTTCTTTTGCGACGCACGAGAAAACAGTACCACCAAAATCACGATGACAATTACTAAAATTACATTGGTTGTAGACACGCTACTTACTCCTTATCTTGTTCTGTTTCTTCTTTTTCATTATCGCCACTGACCACATCAGCAATTTGCTGAAGTCGAGCGAGTGTTAGCGCATTAATAGAGCCCTCAGGATATTCACCTCCAACTAGCTCTCCGGCGTCACGATTCATTAATAAGCTCAATGCTTCATCCACGTTTGAAACCGCATAAATATGGAAGCGACCACGCTCTACCTCTTGTAACACTTCGTCATCTAAGACTAAATTAACACGGTTAGACTGAGGAATGATCACACCTTGCTGACCAGTTAAACCACGCATTTTACAAAGCTTAAAGAAACCTTCTATTTTTTCGTTTACGCCACCAATCGCCTGCACTTCACCATGCTGGTTAATTGAACCTGTCAGCGCTAACGACTGATTAATGGGTAGTTGAGTGATAGCTGAGATTAAGCCGCATAATTCTGCAAGCGAGGCACTATCGCCATCGATATAGCCATAACTTTGTTCAATCGCGATATTGGCACTGAGTGTTAAGCTAAAGTTTTGTGCATACTTGTTACCTAGATAACCCGTTAATAACATCACACCTTTAGAGTGAATCGATTTACCTAAGTCTGCTTCACGTTCGACGTCAATGACGCCATCTGAGCCTGCATATACCGTAGCCGTAATACGCGCTGGCGTACCAAATGCCGTGTCACCAATATGTAATACCGTCAGACCATTGATCTTAGCAATCGCTTCACCGTCAGTTTCGATCAGTGTGTGGCCTTCTTTTATATCACTCAGCATATTTTCACTAAGCTGGCCGGTGCGATACTGCTTACCAGCAATGGCTTCATCAATATGCTCTGCGGTAACCTCTGTCATATTATCTTGTTTTGCATAAAAACTTGCTTCTGCAACTAACTCGAGCACATCTGCAAATCGTGCTGACAGCTTGGTGTGATGCTCTGCTTGGCGATAGCTAAACTTAAGTAAACGCGCAAGCCCACACGCCGAAATACCACAGTTTAAAGTTTTATCGCAGTACTCAAGTACTTTAGTAATGAACTGATACTGAAGTTTATCGCTACTTGGCAAATAGTAATCAAAATCAGCCAACACTCTAAATAGCTCTGCAAACTCTTCATCGTAATCACTGATGGCATAATATAAATCACGTGAACCCAACAAAATGATCTTCACATCAAGTGGAATTAACTGAGGGCGAAGCGTGAAACTGCTGCCTACTGAGCTATCTTGATACGGCAAATCATTCTTTATCTGGTGGGTTTTAAGCGACAACTTTAGACCATCCCACACTTGCGAGTTAGCCAATACTTTATCGGCATCCATGATCAGATAACCACCGTTGGCCTTATGTAATGCACCCGGTTGGATTGAGCGATAACTCGTGATTAAGTTGCCTTGTGAAGTGGCGTATTCAACCTTACCAAAAATATTACCAAAAGTTGGGTTTGGCTCGTACACCACAGGTGCAGCTTCTCCATCTTTATATTCAACCAGAATATTTGGAGCAAAGAAGTCATTCAGCATGCCGCGGTGATCAAACTCGTCTTTGTTTTCCTCGCTGCCACTGTCATCTAACCACTCTAGCACCGCATCAACAATTTCAATACGGACATCTTTTAGATAACGAATGACACCAATGTGGCTGGCATATTTCAGTTCTAACTTTTTCAGTAAAGGCTTAGTCGCAGTTTCAACAGTTTGCTTTTTTAAGTTTCTCAGTTTTTCAGATGACTCACGCTTCCAACGTGGCAGCTCAATTAAGGCTTCAATCAGATCATCTTCTAGCTTATCAATGGCATCAAAAAAGTGCTCCTGAACTTTCTCATCAAGTGCAGCAAATTCAGCATCATCTAATTGTTTGCCATCGATGACTGGTGCAAAGGCTACCTGATTGCTTTCTTCTATTAATGCCACACTTTTTTTAGCTGCAAGCTCTGCAACTGCGGTAATGGCAGCGTCATACTTGTTATCAAACTCTTTGTCGATGGACTTCTTTTTGCGTTGATAACCTGGGTTATCAAACGCAGCAGGAAAAGTATCAGCTACTTCATCTAAAAACTCATCCATGTCATCAGCAAGCTCTTTGCTTTGACCCGGCTGCATAAATAGCGCAATAGGTTTACGGTGATCGTCGTAGTTATTTACGTACAACCACTCATTTGGTGTTGGCTTTGTTTTACTGTGCGCTTCAAGCTTATCTTTTACCATAGTAAAGCGGCCTAATGCCGCTTCACCCATTACAAAAGTGTTATAACCCGGCAAGTCCATACCCAGTGAAAAATCTAAAGCGCTTTGGGCACGTTGCTGACCAATAAATGTCAGCGACTCGGGATAAGGGTTACGCATGCATGATTCAACATGCGCAAGAGAAACGGTTGGCGCTAAGGCCTGAATAGGTAAAGGTGCTATCTTATTTGTCATTCCTAACTTCTTTTTATTATCTAACCAAATTGGTTAGACTATGGAGACAATGCTTTTCGGCTAAATTCATGATGCTCACATTGGCTACACGCTTTTATTTCAGAGGCATAAAGTACATCTGTAGTATGGTGACAATTTTTACATACTAATTGGCCCATGGCTATCCATTCACCCGCTTTGTAAACACCATCATGCTCAAAATCTTTTAATAGCGCCTGCCACTCTAGTTGTGTGCGGTCTTCAAGCTGAGCTAGTTCAAACAAAATACCCGCTTTTAGTTCTTGCCAAGCGATATCGTCTGGGTTTCTATACTCATCTTCTAAATGCTTTAAATCCCGCTTCAAATAATGGCTATACGCTTTTAGCTTTTCTTCACTGAAAGTTTTTAAGGCCTGCTGTTTTTCAACAAACTGGTTTACTAAGTCTTCTACTTCATGATCTTTTATATCTTTCAGCCAGTAAGAGAAGTCATCTAACCATTTTTTATAACCTGCCATAACATCCTCTCTTGCGCGTTATTTAATCAAAATACGTCTATCGACGTTATAAACAACCAACGAATATTGAAAATTATGATTAATACTAAGTGTAGACGATATGGGATATTTTTGGAGACTTGCGGACATGAACGAACAAATTACAGGTAGGTCGCTGAGCGGTTAAA
The Pseudoalteromonas phenolica genome window above contains:
- a CDS encoding DUF5009 domain-containing protein; amino-acid sequence: MTEHSLPNRRILAIDVFRGLTILTMVFVNELAAIKNIPSWMTHMPADANAMTFVDLVFPAFLFIVGMSIPFSTQAKTVKGASSKRLLIDSAFRALGLIVIGLFMVNTIYGYDESKMLISMPLWTLLMYACVLLIWSHYPKHLSSVLVKGCKYLGIIGLIVLAFIYDGPYGGMTPQWWGILGLIGWAFFFSVAVYLFTKQDVIKLIAASLAFVALYFVIEHLSGINGVLDRLVEDNRNHTHATIVLAGVVMSLIFYHAKLIDKKWFNYFAFVVISGALTLLSWWHWPVSKIWATPSWAFMSIFFCALIFGVIYYIVELKAQTDWCKVFEPAANNPLLIYILPYILIAALQLLSIPARPEFMSSGLMGILWSLGFAVMMMFVVTGLNKLGVRLKL
- a CDS encoding FKBP-type peptidyl-prolyl cis-trans isomerase; protein product: MSTTNVILVIVIVILVVLFSRASQKNKAAAGENRIKAAEFLAENAKKDTVVTTDSGLQYEVLTQGEGDAKPSATSKVKVHYHGTLTDGTVFDSSVERNSPISFGLNQVIPGWTEGVQLMTEGSKFKFYISPDLGYGDRAAGKIPAGSLLIFEVELLKIES
- a CDS encoding Lon protease family protein, with translation MTNKIAPLPIQALAPTVSLAHVESCMRNPYPESLTFIGQQRAQSALDFSLGMDLPGYNTFVMGEAALGRFTMVKDKLEAHSKTKPTPNEWLYVNNYDDHRKPIALFMQPGQSKELADDMDEFLDEVADTFPAAFDNPGYQRKKKSIDKEFDNKYDAAITAVAELAAKKSVALIEESNQVAFAPVIDGKQLDDAEFAALDEKVQEHFFDAIDKLEDDLIEALIELPRWKRESSEKLRNLKKQTVETATKPLLKKLELKYASHIGVIRYLKDVRIEIVDAVLEWLDDSGSEENKDEFDHRGMLNDFFAPNILVEYKDGEAAPVVYEPNPTFGNIFGKVEYATSQGNLITSYRSIQPGALHKANGGYLIMDADKVLANSQVWDGLKLSLKTHQIKNDLPYQDSSVGSSFTLRPQLIPLDVKIILLGSRDLYYAISDYDEEFAELFRVLADFDYYLPSSDKLQYQFITKVLEYCDKTLNCGISACGLARLLKFSYRQAEHHTKLSARFADVLELVAEASFYAKQDNMTEVTAEHIDEAIAGKQYRTGQLSENMLSDIKEGHTLIETDGEAIAKINGLTVLHIGDTAFGTPARITATVYAGSDGVIDVEREADLGKSIHSKGVMLLTGYLGNKYAQNFSLTLSANIAIEQSYGYIDGDSASLAELCGLISAITQLPINQSLALTGSINQHGEVQAIGGVNEKIEGFFKLCKMRGLTGQQGVIIPQSNRVNLVLDDEVLQEVERGRFHIYAVSNVDEALSLLMNRDAGELVGGEYPEGSINALTLARLQQIADVVSGDNEKEETEQDKE
- a CDS encoding zinc ribbon-containing protein; this encodes MAGYKKWLDDFSYWLKDIKDHEVEDLVNQFVEKQQALKTFSEEKLKAYSHYLKRDLKHLEDEYRNPDDIAWQELKAGILFELAQLEDRTQLEWQALLKDFEHDGVYKAGEWIAMGQLVCKNCHHTTDVLYASEIKACSQCEHHEFSRKALSP